One window of Arvicola amphibius chromosome 6, mArvAmp1.2, whole genome shotgun sequence genomic DNA carries:
- the LOC119817500 gene encoding dCTP pyrophosphatase 1: MSQAGGGAGGDAGQEDSAAAGPFSFSPEPTLEDIRRLHAEFAAERDWEQFHQPRNLLLALVGEVGELAELFQWKSDAEPGPQAWLPKERAALQEELSDVLIYLVALAARCRVDLPRAVISKMDTNRRRYPVHLSRGSACKYTDLPRGTIPENQAVGAVEGAAEPTSELQSQAST; the protein is encoded by the coding sequence ATGTCCCAAGCCGGTGGCGGTGCGGGCGGTGATGCGGGGCAAGAAGACTCTGCTGCTGCCGGCCCGTTCAGCTTCAGCCCGGAGCCCACGCTTGAGGACATCCGACGTCTCCATGCAGAATTTGCTGCTGAGCGGGACTGGGAGCAGTTCCACCAGCCTCGGAACCTGCTCCTAGCCTTGGTGGGAGAAGTGGGTGAGCTGGCAGAACTCTTCCAGTGGAAGTCTGACGCAGAGCCTGGTCCCCAAGCCTGGCTGCCAAAGGAACGAGCAGCCCTTCAAGAGGAGCTTAGCGACGTCCTCATCTACCTGGTGGCATTAGCAGCCCGTTGTCGTGTGGATTTACCTCGAGCAGTAATTTCCAAAATGGACACCAACCGACGACGCTACCCAGTCCATCTCTCCCGAGGTTCTGCCTGCAAGTACACAGACTTGCCCCGTGGGACCATCCCCGAAAACCAGGCTGTGGGGGCTGTAGAGGGGGCTGCAGAAcctacctctgagctacaaaGCCAGGCCTCCACCTAG